In Gymnogyps californianus isolate 813 chromosome 6, ASM1813914v2, whole genome shotgun sequence, a single window of DNA contains:
- the TMEM72 gene encoding transmembrane protein 72 has protein sequence MRHKAFWSALEYTCRLLGISTAAVLIGVGVETLQRGQFKSLAFYLLFSGVAVTVCEGFFFISLFLEMCFTYEPDSVAQACWKQARRPGSFQKFLGYTLLSVACFLHPVLVWHVTIPGSMLVLTALAYFLLSKRRKSPGHKETHSQAGQYVDPSATMAAPTIAGDTEQTYTFHGAQRERHCSLLGHMKSILKGSKDWSPAPVAPAQPAAPPAPRKQVHFQEKVVQIIPSVSESLEDVESEAEETTSDTTPILTPPDAPVILAPLSSTGLF, from the exons ATGCGGCACAAGGCATTTTGGAGTGCCCTGGAGTACACCTGCCGATTGCTGGGCATCTCCACCGCAGCAG TGCTGATCGGTGTGGGCGTAGAAACTCTGCAGCGAGGACAGTTCAAAAGCCTGGCTTTCTATCTGCT TTTTTCAGGGGTTGCAGTTACTGTCTGTGAAGGCTTCTTCTTTATCAGTTTGTTCCTGGAGATGTGCTTCAC ATATGAGCCTGACTCGGTGGCACAGGCCTGCTGGAAGCAAGCTAGACGCCCGGGGAGCTTCCAGAAATTCCTGGGGTACACGCTGCTCTCAGTGGCTTGCTTCCTGCATCCCGTCCTTGTCTGGCACGTCACCATCCCTG GGTCCATGCTGGTGCTCACCGCCCTGGCCTACTTCCTGCtgagcaagaggaggaagagcccAGGGCACAAAGAGACGCATTCCCAGGCGGGTCAGTACGTGGACCCTTCAGCCACCATGGCAGCCCCAACCATCGCTGGTGACACTGAGCAGACCTACACCTTCCACGGGGCCCAGAGGGAGCGGCACTGCTCGCTGCTGGGCCACATGAAGAGCATCCTGAAGGGCAGCAAGGACTGGAGCCCAGCCCCAGTAGCTCCTGCCCAACCAgcagccccaccagccccacGCAAGCAAGTGCACTTCCAGGAGAAGGTGGTCCAGATCATCCCCTCTGTCAGCGAGAGCTTGGAGGATGTGGAGAGCGAGGCTGAAGAGACCACATCGGACACAACACCCATCCTCACCCCACCCGATGCCCCCGTCATCCTTGCTCCCCTCAGCTCCACTGGCCTCTTCTGA